The Dehalococcoidia bacterium DNA segment CCCATTGCGCCGGAGGGACTGCGCATGGGCATCGCCTGGCTGTTGGGAGCGGGCCTGAGCGTGGAGGCAGTGGAGCAACTGGTGAAGTACAACCCCGCCCGCCTGTTGGGCCTGGGGGGGTAAGGGATGGGCAACCCAGTGCTACGCCTGGCGCGGGGGCAAAGGGGAAACGCCGATCCCCTGGGGGGATAGGCCATGAAGTGGAGCGATGTCATAGAGAAGGTGTTACACGAGAATAAGGGTGTCGCTTCCCTCCATATCCTCTACGAGAGGGCAGCACAGTATCGACGCCTGCCCACGGGGGACTGGCGCAAGACTTTGCGGGGCGTTCTCTACCGCGAGGTGAAGCGAGGCCGCTTTGCCAAGGTGGGGCTGGGCGTCTATGCGTTGCCCTCCCTCACGGCACCGCAGCCCTCCGCCTATACCTATGCTTTACGAGGCCAGAGCGTTGAAGAGTACTTCCACAGCCTAAAGGGGGACCTCCACAGCACTATAGAGGGCATGCTCCTGGAGATAGGGAACTTCCTCGAATATCACACCTATACAGCCGATACCAACCGATATTTTGACAATAAGCCTCTACGGGACCTATGCACACTCCATCAAATTCCCGATTTCACTTACCCAGATATGAAAAAGCGTGTTGCCCGTTGTGATGTCATCTGGTTCACACGCTCCTCACACCCCTTCCCCAAATATGTGTTTGAAGTGGAGATAACCACCGATTTCACCAACTCTATGCTCAAGATGTTTGAGTTGAAAGATTTTGATGTGCGCCTGGTCTTGGTGGCCTCCGAGAGGCGCTCCGCGCTCTTTCACCAACGCTTGTCCCAGGAGCCCTTCGCCAGCGTGCGCTCCAAGTTCCACTTTCGCTCCTTTGAAATGGTCGGCAAATTCTATTTCAACTGCGTTGAGCACTATGAACTCAAAAGCACTTTCCTGCCGTAAACCAAACCCTCTGGGGCAGCCTTTGGCTATCCCCGCAAGAGGCCGGTGCTCACCTGCATCTCCCTTCGCCCTCTGGGGCCCAGTTCCCCCCTACTCCCTCAGCGGAATCTGCCCCCAGGTTACCCCCTCCGGATGAGGGTACAGCCCCTTCTCCTGCACCAGTTGCCGAATTTTCGTCAACGGCGCATTCACCTCCTCCGTAACGAGCACCCAATCCGGCGCCTCCGGCCACCAATAGGGGGAGGTGATCCGCACCACCTTCCCATCCTTAATGTTCAAATAGATCCCAAACTTCCGTACCGTCGGCTGGGTCATAGGCTCATCCTCCTCGGTGCAGCGGTATCGCCTACAAGCGCTCAGACACCACACTTCTCTCTGCTCGGGTGCCCACCCCCCCATACACACCTCGATAGGCGGGGGGCAACAGCAGAGCCACCCGCTCCATGACCATATCCGTCAATGCCTGCATCTGCTCCCGGGACAGACGCCCCTCCACCACGGGCAGGGTGAAGGGCTGGCCGATGCGCACCCGAATGCGCCCCGTGGGAAAGGCCACCCGCCACAACGGCCCCAGGTGCTCCGTGCCCGTGATCCCCACGGGCAGAATCGGTGCCCCCGACCGCAGGGCCAGCACCGCCAGCCCAGGCTGGCCCCTGCGCATCCCCCCGCGGGGGTTGCGATGCCCCTCCGGGAACACCACCAGGGTGCCATCCCGCTGCAAAAGGCGCAATGCCCACAGCATAGCGGGTGTATCCGCCCCGTCCCTGTCCACCGGGTAGGCCCCATACGCCCGCAAAAAGGCCCCCAACCCGAAGCGAAACAGGGTGCGCTTGGCCACGAAGCGCAAGCGCCGAGGGATGCTCACCGCAAGCAGGGGCGGGTCCAGGTTGCTCAGATGGTTGGCCACCACAAGCAACGGCCCAAAGAGGGGCACATTCTCCCGCCCCTCCACCTGCCAGTCGGCGAACCAGGTGAGCACCCGTCGGAACGCCCCGTTGGACACCCGATAGGCCCAATCAGCCACGGCCCTCCCCCCACCGCTGGTGTGCCAAAGCCAAAATCTTCTGCACCACCTCGTCTATAGTATACGGGTCGGTGTCCAAAAGGACAGCATCAGGGGCCGGCTGCAAGGGGGAGACGGC contains these protein-coding regions:
- a CDS encoding 1-acyl-sn-glycerol-3-phosphate acyltransferase, with amino-acid sequence MADWAYRVSNGAFRRVLTWFADWQVEGRENVPLFGPLLVVANHLSNLDPPLLAVSIPRRLRFVAKRTLFRFGLGAFLRAYGAYPVDRDGADTPAMLWALRLLQRDGTLVVFPEGHRNPRGGMRRGQPGLAVLALRSGAPILPVGITGTEHLGPLWRVAFPTGRIRVRIGQPFTLPVVEGRLSREQMQALTDMVMERVALLLPPAYRGVYGGVGTRAERSVVSERL